One window from the genome of Coffea eugenioides isolate CCC68of unplaced genomic scaffold, Ceug_1.0 ScVebR1_2398;HRSCAF=3420, whole genome shotgun sequence encodes:
- the LOC113756524 gene encoding protein FAR1-RELATED SEQUENCE 5-like — MDYSKLTENGTPELGMEFNSEEDAYKFYNKYAFKMGFSVRKDYLNKDKDGVTTSRRYSCCKEGVKRKYEGDVMPKRTRAPMKTGCGAKMVIVLFRGTMKYRVHDLVLEHNHELHIAQCAHMMPSQRKVSVAQGFQAEISEDAGLSLKQSHELMGTEAGGMGNVGYTRDDLKRYLRTRRERSLKYGEAGSMLNYFQEQTLENPSFFHAVQLDCEEQITNIFWADAGMLIDYNFFGDVVTFDTTYKTNKEYRPLGVFVGFNQHRQIVIFGAALMYDETIDSFKWVFGTFLEAMCGKHPSTILTDQDHAMAAALSIVMPETFHGLCTFHIRRNFMKHLGNHYKENSDLPYMFGACMYEFEEVEQFNRVWEAMVKKHNLENNEWLSGLYKIRDKWARCMMKERWTAGMRSTQLSESLNAAIKNHLKLDHDLVQFFRHFNRVVDEKRHNELIAEYEMRQKLPMVGLRQTPMLVHASETYSPTVFVAFQNEYGESTAMVILRQQDAAMFVEFAVMRYDGGPERTVVFNRNDLSVRCSCKKYENEGILCGHALKVFDTVGIKIIPPEYIKRRWTKRARAGDCFDRRGQEVVADPKVMISTRYRELAPAMIKVATRAAMSEDTSKVAITVISDLSKRVELLLSESEEQPLQNQKNLNMEERDKIEIVNEMGEAVVARGIKKRGGGKKSRVMRSWVDKFDRVKRKSRLSRTTQTTVSESEPTSISFEEYMFMGCRSSTDSVSGRKVSESEPTSISFEEYMFMGCRSSTDSVSTHSMSQTVNGPPNAVAPDIDESQTVHRLANQGPPASVPTEWMHPRFSIFSKHNSVRDVLMEERGAISTHCDVDAYHVFAPSPQERNNTQGLQLRVDVASPQNEVDE; from the exons GAAAACAGGGTGTGGAGCTAAGATGGTTATCGTGTTGTTTAGAGGGACAATGAAGTACCGTGTGCATGACCTTGTCTTAGAGCATAATCATGAGTTGCACATTGCTCAATGTGCTCACATGATGCCATCACAAAGAAAAGTGAGTGTGGCTCAAGGATTCCAAGCTGAAATAAGCGAGGATGCTGGGCTTTCATTGAAACAGAGCCATGAGCTTATGGGAACGGAAGCAGGTGGAATGGGTAATGTGGGATATACTCGGGATGATCTTAAACGATATCTTCGAACGAGACGGGAAAGGAGCTTGAAATATGGAGAAGCAGGTAGCATGCTGAATTATTTTCAAGAGCAAACACTCGAGAATCCATCCTTTTTTCATGCCGTACAGCTGGACTGTGAAGAGCAGATAACGAATATCTTTTGGGCTGATGCAGGAATGTTAATTGACTACAACTTTTTTGGAGACGTAGTCACATTCGACACaacctacaaaacaaataaagaataccGGCCACTTGGAGTATTTGTGGGTTTTAACCAGCATAGGCAAATTGTGATATTCGGTGCTGCCCTTATGTATGATGAGACGATAGATTCTTTCAAATGGGTGTTTGGTACATTTTTAGAAGCAATGTGCGGAAAACATCCAAGTACCATACTAACCGACCAAGATCACGCCATGGCAGCCGCTCTTTCAATTGTCATGCCTGAAACATTTCACGGTCTATGTACGTTTCACATAAGGCGTAATTTTATGAAACATCTTGGCAATCACTACAAGGAAAATAGTGATCTTCCATACATGTTTGGTGCCTGCATGTATGAGTTTGAAGAAGTGGAACAATTCAATAGGGTGTGGGAGGCGATGGTGAAAAAACACAatcttgaaaataatgaatggcTCTCGGGGTTGTACAAAATTCGTGATAAATGGGCAAGGTGCAtgatgaaagaaagatggaCCGCGGGAATGCGAAGCACCCAACTCAGCGAAAGCCTAAATGCAGCaattaaaaatcatttgaaactggATCATGACCTTGTGCAGTTCTTTAGACATTTCAATCGGGTGGTTGATGAAAAGAGACATAATGAACTGATCGCAGAATATGAAATGAGGCAAAAGCTCCCCATGGTAGGGTTAAGGCAAACACCTATGCTTGTGCATGCATCAGAGACGTATTCACCAACCGTATTTGTTGCATTCCAAAATGAATATGGCGAGTCAACAGCTATGGTTATATTGAGACAACAAGATGCAGCGATGTTTGTGGAGTTTGCGGTCATGAGATATGATGGAGGACCTGAAAGAACAGTAGTATTCAATCGGAATGATCTAAGTGTACGTTGTAGTTGCAAAAAATACGAGAATGAAGGCATTTTATGTGGGCACGCGTTGAAGGTGTTTGATACCGTGGGCATAAAAATAATTCCTCCTGAATACATTAAGAGGCGATGGACAAAAAGAGCTCGGGCTGGAGATTGTTTTGATCGGCGAGGACAGGAAGTTGTGGCTGATCCTAAAGTCATGATTTCAACTCGTTATCGGGAGCTCGCTCCAGCCATGATTAAGGTCGCAACTCGAGCAGCAATGTCGGAGGACACCAGCAAAGTAGCAATCACTGTCATATCCGATTTGTCAAAGAGAGTTGAGCTCCTCCTCTCAGAAAGCGAAGAGCAACCtttgcaaaatcaaaaaaatctgaATATGGAGGAAcgagataaaattgaaattgtaaATGAAATGGGGGAGGCAGTAGTCGCAAGAGGCATTAAAAAACGAGGCGGTGGGAAGAAAAGTAGAGTGATGCGAAGTTGGGTCGATAAATTTGACagagtaaaaagaaaatctagatTATCAAGGACTACACAGACTACg GTCTCAGAATCGGAGCCGACATCGATTTCATTTGAAGAATACATGTTTATGGGATGCCGTTCATCTACTGACTCTGTTTCGGGAAGAAAA GTCTCAGAATCGGAGCCGACATCGATTTCATTTGAAGAATACATGTTTATGGGATGCCGTTCATCTACTGACTCTGTTTCG ACGCATTCAATGAGTCAGACAGTGAATGGCCCTCCAAATGCTGTTGCTCCCGATATCGATGAAAGTCAAACG gTCCACCGTTTGGCTAATCAGGGGCCTCCTGCAAGTGTCCCTACAGAATGGATGCATCCcagattttctattttttccaaGCATAACTCCGTCAGAGATGTTTTAATG GAGGAGCGTGGGGCAATTTCAACACACTGTGATGTTGATGCATATCATGTATTTGCACCATCACCTCAG GAAAGAAATAACACACAGGGATTGCAACTACGCGTTGACGTCGCCTCCCCCCAAAATGAGGTTGATGAATGA